One Saprospiraceae bacterium genomic region harbors:
- a CDS encoding alpha/beta hydrolase, which translates to MILFSSVICILYLVGVLSVYIFINPILFKTERTSQYDTPVSQRIEQMQISLPGNQELSAMLYHTRYKEKGIVLFLHGVRGNLDRFQQQSQLFLSMGYKVLLPDYRGFGKSSGQLTETSLTEDVTSCMDWLLKRYREDSIIVYAMDFLVPVACYVNTMLPARLLILENPVYSLRSWIKKRYPAFFLPYELKYDFNTDEFLHDCLSPVYILRPLQKTACTAAEAQKLKMLLKDPETFIQLDDRPNENLYDLENFQNQLERILNFETQ; encoded by the coding sequence ATGATCCTGTTTTCAAGTGTTATCTGCATTTTGTACCTGGTTGGGGTCCTTTCTGTTTACATATTCATCAATCCGATTCTATTCAAAACTGAACGAACAAGTCAATACGACACTCCTGTTTCGCAAAGAATTGAGCAAATGCAGATATCTCTGCCTGGCAATCAGGAATTGTCTGCCATGCTTTATCATACAAGGTATAAAGAAAAGGGCATTGTCTTATTCCTCCATGGGGTTCGGGGCAATCTCGACCGGTTTCAGCAACAAAGCCAGCTTTTTCTCTCCATGGGATATAAAGTGTTGCTCCCGGACTACAGAGGGTTCGGAAAAAGCAGCGGCCAGCTTACGGAAACAAGTCTTACTGAAGATGTCACATCCTGCATGGATTGGCTGTTGAAACGATACAGGGAAGACAGCATCATCGTATATGCCATGGATTTTTTAGTTCCTGTAGCCTGTTATGTAAACACCATGCTCCCAGCCCGACTGCTGATCCTTGAAAATCCTGTTTATTCCTTGCGCAGCTGGATCAAAAAACGATATCCTGCTTTCTTTCTGCCATATGAATTGAAATATGATTTTAATACCGATGAATTTCTCCACGATTGCCTGAGTCCGGTTTACATTCTAAGACCTTTACAAAAAACAGCTTGCACTGCGGCTGAAGCCCAAAAGCTAAAAATGCTACTGAAAGATCCGGAAACCTTTATCCAATTAGATGACAGGCCTAATGAAAATTTATACGATCTCGAAAACTTTCAAAACCAACTGGAACGGATTCTGAATTTTGAAACACAATGA
- the gcvH gene encoding glycine cleavage system protein GcvH translates to MNFPDQLKYTKEHEWILVEGDQATIGITEFAQSELGDIVYVEVDTVGEEIAKDEIFGTVEAVKTTSDLFMPVTAKVLEFNPALDEKSGNDPTLINSDPYGNGWIIKVTIVNPSELDGLLDAAAYKELTGH, encoded by the coding sequence ATGAACTTTCCAGACCAACTGAAATACACAAAAGAACACGAATGGATTCTGGTGGAAGGCGATCAGGCTACCATAGGAATTACTGAATTTGCTCAATCCGAATTAGGCGATATCGTTTATGTCGAAGTCGATACCGTCGGTGAGGAAATTGCCAAAGACGAAATTTTTGGCACCGTTGAAGCGGTCAAGACAACTTCAGATCTTTTCATGCCTGTTACCGCAAAAGTCCTCGAGTTTAATCCTGCCCTCGATGAGAAATCAGGCAATGATCCAACACTTATCAACTCAGATCCTTACGGAAATGGGTGGATCATCAAGGTAACTATTGTAAATCCATCTGAACTGGATGGGTTGCTGGATGCAGCTGCTTACAAAGAGCTGACCGGACATTAA
- a CDS encoding redoxin domain-containing protein, with protein MRYIAILSLFLVNGLFAQSDSCHIKFQIEGIQEGKVKFIAVFADQNYIIDSTLADASGKFELRSKTKIPSGYFYAILPDYSNFHFMIGDEVFFSMKANKNDIVGTMEVTNSIDNFMLYENFRMQTRHDEDAKPLQELRNAAGTPPETIQKIDSLLDVMQKERKNQLSDFRKKYPNALYTKFKTAGQNPDLVDVRLPNGEVDREQQLELFRKSFWDQVDFSDERLLRTPVIANKLKRLILELTPQQPDSIIRQADYVIKKSMVNKEMFKFVSNWIALKFQPTQTKVMDGEAVFVHILENYFDTKEKAFWASDKDLADFKKKVFEMKASLLNRKGPDVISTDFYGNTRSIYELKEDFVIVFMYDPDCDHCQKETPLLREFYKKWKQKGVEVFAIVLNTSDEEWRAFVHKNNIQDWINVHDPTNRSIYAKYYVDITPELYVLNKERKIIGKNLKVEQVPFIIEQEWKRMGK; from the coding sequence ATGCGTTACATTGCAATTTTAAGTTTATTTCTGGTTAATGGCCTTTTTGCGCAGTCCGATAGTTGCCACATCAAATTCCAGATAGAGGGCATTCAGGAAGGTAAAGTCAAGTTTATCGCCGTCTTTGCCGACCAGAATTATATCATTGATTCTACCCTGGCAGATGCTTCCGGCAAATTTGAACTGAGAAGTAAAACTAAAATTCCGAGCGGATACTTTTATGCGATTCTGCCGGATTACAGCAATTTTCATTTTATGATCGGCGATGAGGTATTTTTTTCCATGAAAGCCAATAAAAATGACATCGTTGGTACCATGGAGGTTACGAATTCGATCGACAACTTTATGCTGTACGAAAACTTCAGAATGCAAACCCGTCACGATGAAGATGCAAAACCTCTTCAGGAATTGAGAAATGCTGCAGGAACTCCCCCCGAAACGATTCAGAAAATTGACAGTTTGCTGGATGTCATGCAAAAAGAAAGAAAAAACCAACTTTCTGATTTCCGAAAAAAATATCCTAATGCCCTGTATACGAAATTCAAAACAGCAGGGCAAAACCCGGACCTGGTTGATGTCCGATTGCCCAATGGCGAGGTGGATCGCGAACAGCAGCTGGAATTATTTCGCAAATCATTCTGGGATCAGGTGGATTTTAGCGACGAACGATTGTTGCGCACTCCGGTAATAGCCAACAAATTGAAAAGATTGATATTGGAACTAACCCCTCAACAACCCGATTCAATCATCAGGCAAGCTGATTATGTCATTAAGAAATCCATGGTCAACAAAGAGATGTTCAAGTTTGTAAGCAACTGGATTGCATTGAAATTTCAGCCTACTCAAACCAAAGTCATGGATGGAGAGGCGGTCTTCGTTCACATACTCGAAAATTATTTTGATACAAAAGAAAAGGCTTTCTGGGCTTCAGATAAGGATCTTGCTGATTTTAAAAAGAAGGTTTTTGAAATGAAAGCCAGTCTGCTGAATAGAAAAGGACCCGACGTCATCTCTACTGACTTTTATGGCAACACGCGATCCATTTATGAATTAAAAGAAGATTTCGTGATTGTTTTTATGTACGACCCCGATTGCGACCATTGTCAAAAGGAAACTCCTTTACTTCGTGAGTTTTACAAGAAGTGGAAACAAAAGGGGGTTGAAGTATTTGCAATCGTGCTCAATACCTCAGATGAGGAATGGAGGGCATTCGTTCACAAAAACAACATACAGGATTGGATCAATGTACACGACCCAACCAATCGTAGCATTTATGCAAAATATTATGTAGATATCACTCCCGAGCTATACGTATTGAATAAAGAACGAAAAATCATCGGTAAAAACCTCAAAGTCGAACAAGTACCCTTTATCATCGAACAGGAATGGAAAAGAATGGGGAAGTAA
- the trmB gene encoding tRNA (guanosine(46)-N7)-methyltransferase TrmB — MSKRSKLEKFAENLSLSNVFENFSFEEPYLFSNAETKVDFKSSWKEKYFNNTNPLVLELACGRGEYCVSLAKSFPLKNFIGVDIKGARIWKGAKAALTEDLNNVAFVRTRIELLPHFFGISEVDEIWITFPDPFLQKSKSEKRLTSTSFLNLYKDVLKPGALLHLKTDDPVLYEFSLETIEKHPLYELLTWNASIYESALDLPELDIKTYYERMHLEIGKKIKYVGFRYSGETKL; from the coding sequence ATGAGTAAAAGAAGCAAACTCGAAAAATTCGCAGAAAATCTAAGCCTTTCCAACGTATTTGAGAATTTCAGCTTTGAGGAACCCTATCTGTTTTCAAACGCAGAAACCAAAGTTGATTTTAAATCATCGTGGAAGGAAAAATATTTTAACAACACGAATCCACTGGTTTTGGAATTGGCATGCGGAAGAGGCGAATATTGCGTATCGCTTGCCAAATCATTTCCATTAAAAAATTTCATCGGTGTGGATATTAAGGGTGCCCGGATCTGGAAAGGAGCTAAAGCTGCTTTGACTGAAGACTTAAACAATGTTGCATTTGTAAGGACACGCATTGAGCTGCTTCCACATTTTTTTGGGATCTCTGAAGTCGATGAAATCTGGATCACTTTCCCCGATCCTTTCCTCCAAAAAAGCAAGTCCGAAAAAAGACTGACTTCCACAAGTTTTTTGAATTTATACAAAGATGTACTTAAACCCGGTGCATTGTTGCATTTGAAAACGGATGACCCGGTTCTATACGAATTCAGTTTAGAAACGATTGAAAAGCATCCGCTTTATGAACTCCTCACGTGGAACGCATCCATTTATGAATCGGCATTAGACCTTCCGGAATTGGATATCAAAACTTACTACGAGCGTATGCATTTGGAAATAGGAAAAAAAATAAAGTATGTGGGGTTTAGGTATTCAGGGGAGACAAAGCTTTAA
- a CDS encoding DUF3109 family protein, producing MLMIDDILISDELLESYFVCKLDACKGACCYEGDFGAPLSKDELPVLTSVWKNLKNYLDPAAYEIIQKSGPYKFYREMQSWGTQLRPDGSCVFMIRDEKGIAKCGIEQAWKDGKTDFQKPISCHLYPVRVNENPKRGFTALNYDTWDICKAACRFGEENKMPLFRFVKSALIRRFGEEFYNQLEAAYEEKYSGLKADIGRPKTEG from the coding sequence ATGTTGATGATCGATGACATACTCATCAGCGATGAGCTGCTCGAATCCTATTTTGTTTGCAAACTCGATGCTTGTAAAGGGGCCTGTTGCTACGAAGGCGACTTTGGGGCACCGCTGTCTAAGGATGAATTGCCGGTCCTCACCTCCGTCTGGAAAAATCTCAAGAACTACCTGGATCCTGCGGCATATGAAATCATTCAGAAATCGGGGCCGTACAAGTTTTATCGCGAAATGCAGTCCTGGGGGACACAACTTCGTCCCGATGGTTCCTGTGTGTTTATGATCCGCGATGAAAAAGGAATAGCCAAGTGCGGTATCGAACAAGCCTGGAAAGATGGAAAAACGGATTTTCAAAAACCCATTTCCTGTCACCTTTATCCTGTTCGGGTAAACGAAAACCCAAAGCGCGGATTTACAGCACTCAATTACGATACCTGGGATATCTGTAAGGCTGCCTGCCGGTTTGGTGAAGAAAACAAAATGCCTTTATTCAGATTTGTGAAATCTGCCCTGATCAGGCGCTTCGGAGAAGAATTTTACAATCAACTGGAAGCAGCTTATGAGGAGAAATATTCAGGACTGAAGGCGGATATCGGAAGGCCAAAGACTGAAGGCTGA
- a CDS encoding class I SAM-dependent rRNA methyltransferase has product MSFKGSIILKKGREQNMLRRHPWLFSGAIQEKTDGLEDGDLVELFDFKKNRLGFGHFHHGSIAVKILGFVSEVYDEHFWRNKLKSALDLRQKILLTAPGTDCFRWIHGEGDGLPGLVIDVYSNTVVIQCHSIGMHRQIRLISEACEFCFSWIELNIVDKSKESLPPNYGRTIENQLIKGEGQPLIAMENGLKFEMDPLHGQKTGFFLDQRDNRKLLGSYASGKSLLNAFCYTGGFSVYAASNGAFHVDSVDISQKAVEVCTRNMEHNFPEFKDHREICADVYDFLKQTPQDVYDLIVLDPPAFAKTIDKRHQAVQAYKRLNHLALKKIRNGSYLFTFSCSQVVDEALFYNTIVSAGIESGRNIRVLHKLTQAPDHPVNLFHPEGNYLKGLVLYIE; this is encoded by the coding sequence ATGAGCTTTAAGGGCAGCATTATTCTTAAAAAGGGGAGAGAACAAAACATGTTGAGAAGACATCCCTGGCTATTTTCAGGAGCCATCCAGGAAAAAACTGACGGGCTGGAAGATGGAGACCTGGTGGAATTATTCGATTTCAAAAAAAACCGACTGGGATTTGGGCATTTTCACCACGGAAGCATAGCGGTAAAAATTCTTGGCTTTGTGTCCGAAGTTTACGACGAACATTTTTGGAGAAATAAGCTTAAATCCGCTCTGGATCTCAGACAAAAAATTCTTTTAACAGCGCCTGGGACCGATTGTTTTCGTTGGATACATGGAGAAGGCGACGGGCTTCCCGGATTGGTCATAGATGTCTATTCGAATACGGTCGTGATTCAGTGTCACAGCATCGGTATGCACAGACAAATCAGACTGATCTCTGAAGCATGTGAGTTTTGTTTTAGTTGGATCGAATTGAATATTGTGGACAAAAGCAAAGAAAGTCTTCCTCCAAACTACGGAAGAACGATCGAAAATCAGCTCATCAAAGGCGAAGGACAACCGCTGATTGCCATGGAGAATGGATTAAAATTTGAAATGGATCCTTTACATGGTCAAAAGACTGGTTTTTTTCTGGACCAAAGGGATAACCGCAAACTCCTGGGGAGCTATGCTTCCGGCAAATCTCTGCTGAATGCCTTTTGCTATACCGGAGGTTTCAGTGTTTATGCTGCAAGCAACGGCGCTTTTCATGTGGATTCAGTCGACATCAGTCAAAAGGCAGTGGAGGTGTGTACTCGAAATATGGAGCATAATTTCCCCGAGTTCAAAGACCACCGTGAAATTTGTGCCGATGTTTATGATTTTCTGAAACAAACTCCTCAGGATGTTTATGACCTGATTGTTTTAGATCCTCCGGCTTTCGCCAAGACTATCGATAAAAGGCATCAGGCGGTCCAGGCATACAAAAGGCTCAACCACCTGGCATTGAAAAAAATCAGGAACGGATCATATCTGTTTACTTTTTCTTGTTCTCAGGTCGTAGATGAAGCCTTGTTTTACAATACCATTGTTTCAGCGGGGATTGAATCGGGGCGGAATATTCGCGTTTTACATAAATTAACTCAGGCACCGGATCATCCGGTCAATCTTTTTCATCCGGAAGGGAATTATTTAAAAGGACTGGTTCTTTACATTGAATAA
- a CDS encoding DUF2147 domain-containing protein, producing the protein MSLGLICILAALQFTEKPVKWDSYTGYWDAFDDRTSQWSFTAELYVKNDKMNARVVKLPEYAPVKICELCSPPLKNQALLGMDIIWDLEEDHGSLVHGKILDPSSGKIYDCAISPGSSETLKVRGYFKLKTFGKTQIWRKSKNK; encoded by the coding sequence ATGTCCTTAGGTCTGATTTGCATATTAGCCGCGCTACAATTCACAGAAAAGCCCGTAAAATGGGACAGTTATACAGGTTATTGGGATGCTTTTGATGACCGCACATCGCAGTGGAGCTTTACAGCCGAATTATATGTTAAGAATGATAAAATGAATGCCAGGGTGGTCAAACTACCTGAATATGCCCCAGTCAAAATTTGTGAATTGTGCAGCCCTCCTTTGAAAAATCAGGCACTTTTAGGCATGGATATCATCTGGGATCTGGAAGAAGACCATGGAAGTTTAGTTCATGGTAAGATTTTAGACCCCTCCAGTGGTAAAATATACGATTGTGCAATAAGCCCGGGTTCGTCAGAAACCTTAAAAGTGCGGGGATATTTCAAGCTAAAAACCTTTGGCAAGACCCAGATCTGGCGAAAGTCAAAAAACAAATAG
- a CDS encoding VanZ family protein: MFVKPGTYRKLGYLITGCICFGSLIPGNTLPRLSWDQLIGIDKVLHLLAYGSASYCFLSAQIQKTYFRIAAFLFMLGLLLEVLQKLLPGGRYFDLGDLLANLAGILLSVVYIHSQSKRIT, from the coding sequence ATGTTCGTTAAACCCGGAACTTACCGGAAACTGGGATACTTGATCACCGGTTGTATTTGTTTCGGTTCGCTAATACCGGGTAATACCCTTCCCCGTTTGAGTTGGGATCAATTAATTGGCATTGATAAAGTGCTCCATTTGTTGGCATATGGTTCTGCTAGCTATTGCTTTTTAAGCGCACAAATTCAAAAAACTTATTTTAGAATAGCGGCCTTCCTGTTTATGCTTGGGTTACTGTTGGAAGTTTTACAAAAATTGTTACCCGGCGGCAGGTACTTTGATTTAGGAGACTTGCTGGCCAATTTAGCTGGCATCTTATTATCTGTGGTTTACATCCATAGTCAATCCAAACGCATAACATAA
- a CDS encoding citrate (Si)-synthase, eukaryotic, with protein MDKLKARFKERFNASAEQIKALVKSHGDLVIDQVQIDQIYGGMRGIQSMVWETSSLDAQEGIRFRGYSIPELRKLLPKINGATEPLPEGLFWLMLTDEMPTEDDVTWLSQEWCKRAHLTSADYELLDHLDSAIHPMTQFSIAIMAMQSTSLFAKAYENGITKHTYWEYMYEDCMNLIAKLPLVAAYVYRKTFYNGNHIPADPQLDWSANFAHMLGKDSQEFKDLMRLYMTIHADHEGGNASAHAVHLVGSTLSDAYLSLAGGMNALAGPLHGLANQEVMDWIYDMIRDLGTNTPTKEQISEYVKSTLANGIVVPGYGHAVLRKPDPRFLAQKDFAQKHCPNDPMVQIVWHVFEVVPEILEGLGKVKNPWPNVDAHSGALLEHYGLKEHNFYTVMFGVSRALGVLAQLCWDRAYNLPLERPKSLTSEEIQTFVASQTVKNIVNV; from the coding sequence ATGGATAAGTTAAAAGCCCGATTCAAAGAGCGTTTCAACGCCTCTGCCGAGCAGATTAAAGCCCTGGTAAAATCCCACGGGGATTTAGTTATCGATCAGGTGCAGATTGACCAAATATATGGAGGCATGAGAGGCATCCAAAGTATGGTTTGGGAAACTTCGTCTCTCGATGCACAGGAAGGAATTCGCTTCAGAGGTTACTCCATTCCGGAGTTGCGCAAATTATTGCCTAAAATTAATGGAGCTACAGAACCCTTACCGGAAGGATTATTCTGGCTTATGCTTACCGATGAGATGCCTACAGAGGACGATGTAACCTGGTTGAGCCAGGAATGGTGCAAACGCGCTCACCTGACATCTGCAGATTACGAACTGCTCGACCATTTGGATTCCGCTATTCATCCAATGACTCAATTCAGCATAGCCATCATGGCCATGCAATCGACCAGCCTTTTTGCAAAGGCTTATGAGAATGGAATTACCAAGCATACTTACTGGGAATATATGTATGAAGATTGCATGAACCTTATTGCAAAGCTTCCCCTTGTAGCTGCTTACGTTTACCGGAAAACTTTCTATAACGGAAATCATATCCCTGCTGATCCTCAATTGGACTGGAGTGCAAATTTTGCACATATGCTTGGCAAAGATTCTCAGGAATTTAAAGATCTCATGCGATTGTACATGACCATACATGCAGATCACGAAGGTGGAAACGCATCGGCGCATGCTGTTCACCTGGTGGGTTCGACCCTCAGCGATGCTTATCTGTCTCTGGCTGGTGGAATGAACGCACTTGCAGGACCCCTGCACGGACTAGCCAATCAGGAAGTCATGGACTGGATCTACGACATGATCAGAGATCTTGGCACGAACACGCCTACGAAAGAACAAATTTCAGAATACGTAAAATCAACTTTGGCCAACGGAATCGTCGTGCCTGGATACGGACATGCTGTTTTACGGAAACCCGATCCCAGGTTCCTGGCTCAAAAAGATTTTGCCCAGAAACACTGTCCGAATGATCCAATGGTCCAAATTGTTTGGCATGTTTTTGAAGTGGTCCCAGAAATTTTAGAAGGATTGGGTAAAGTTAAAAATCCCTGGCCAAATGTGGATGCACATTCCGGAGCCCTGCTCGAACATTATGGTCTAAAAGAACACAATTTCTATACAGTGATGTTTGGGGTATCCAGAGCACTGGGTGTATTGGCTCAACTCTGCTGGGACCGGGCCTACAACCTTCCGCTGGAAAGACCAAAATCACTTACCTCTGAGGAGATCCAGACCTTTGTTGCCAGTCAAACAGTCAAAAACATAGTAAACGTATGA